In a genomic window of Helianthus annuus cultivar XRQ/B chromosome 10, HanXRQr2.0-SUNRISE, whole genome shotgun sequence:
- the LOC110881181 gene encoding uncharacterized protein LOC110881181 translates to MAPYEMLYGRKCRTPVCWGEVGPRGLAQNDIIRATNCKIDLIRTHLKAAQDRQKSYADKRTRPIEFQVGDKVMLKVSPWKGIIRFKKRGKLSPRFIGPFEIVERVGKVAYRLELPEELSGVHSTFHVSHLRKCLADETARVHYNDIEVDNSLNYAVRPIAILDRKVKSLRNKRINQVKVKWEHRKGADTTWESEEEMQRLYPTLFGT, encoded by the coding sequence aTGGCTCCATACGAgatgttatatggtagaaagtgccgaaccccagtttgttggggaGAAGTTGGTCCACGGGGATTAGCTCAGAAtgatataatccgagctacaaattGTAAGATCGACTTGATCCGCACTCACTTAAAAGCAGCTCAGGATCGACAAAAATCGTATGCGGATAAACGAACGAGGccaatagaatttcaagtgggcgaTAAGGTAATGTTGAAAGTATCGCCGTGGAAAGGGATAATTCGATTTAAAAAGAGAGGAAAgttgagcccaagatttattgggccgTTCGAAATCGTGGAACGGGTTGGAAAGGTAGCATACCGTCTCGAGCTACCTGAGGAGTTGAGTGGAGTACACagcacattccacgtgtcacatctccgTAAATGTTTAGCGGACGAAACTGCTCGTGTCCACTACAACGATAttgaggtggataacagccttaACTACGCGGTAAGGCCAATTGCAATTCTAGATCGTAAAGTGAAGAGTTTGAGAAACAAAAGGATTAATCAAGTGAAGGTTAAATGGGAACACCGGAAGGGTGCGGAtactacgtgggagtccgaagaagaaatgcaacggctctaccctaCGTTATtcggtacgtaa